TGGTGGGTTCGCGAAATGGTGACCACGCGTTCTCCGCTCACCGAGCGCATGACGCTCTTCTGGCACGATCACTTTCCGTCCGGCGAAGACAAGGTTCACTATCCGGAGCTCATGTTCCGGCAGAACGCGCTGTTGCGTCGTGACGCGCTCGGCAATTTTGGCGACTTGCTGCATGCAGTTTCCAAAGATCCGGCGATGCTGCAATACCTCGATGGCGCCGGCAGTCGCAAAGGCCGTCCGAACGAAAACTTCGGACGCGAGGTCATGGAGCTGTTCACGCTAGGTGAGGGACATTACTCGCAGCGTGACGTGACCGAAGCCGCACGGGCCTACACCGGCTGGACGCTCGATCCGAATACGCTCGCCTATCAATTCAATCCAAAAATCCACGACGACGGCGACAAGACCGTCCTCGGCCAGATGGGCGCTTTCGATGGCGATCAGGTTCTCGACATCCTCCTGGAGCAGCCGGAAACGGCGACCTTCATCACGACCGAACTGTGGCGCGAGTTCATCTCCGAAGCGCCGGACCCCGCTCAGATCGCACCGATTGCCGAGCGTTTTCGCGCGTCGCATTACGACATCAAGACAGCGTTGCGGGGCCTGTTTTTATCGGAGGCGTTCTGGGATGAGCGCAACCGCGGCGTGCTGGTCAAGTCGCCCGCGGAATTCGTGGTTGGCGCTGTGCGCGAGTTCGATCTTGGTTATGCCGATCAGGACGCAACCGCGCTCGCAATCCAGATGCGCAATTTCGGTGAAAATCTCTTTTATCCGCCGAACGTGAAGGGATGGCCGGGCGGTGAGAACTGGATCAACAGCTCCACGCTGCTTGCGCGCAAGCAGTTCATCGAACAGTTGTTTCGCGCGACCGAAGCGCATGGCATGCGCCCGGCGGCGACCAATGCGAAGACGAGCGTCATGTCTGGCTCGATGTCAGGCCCAATGCCCAACATGATGACAAACGCCGCCATGAAACCTGCGGCGATACAACGGCCGCATCCGGGCTTGCGTTTCGATCTCGACGCATGGCTCGCGCGATACAACACGACGCCTGACGCGCGCCCGGACCTGTCGACGCAATTGCAATTGCAGCGCGCGGTGCTGGCGGTTTCTCCCGCCGACGCCATTGAACCTGATGTCACCAGCAGCGCCTATCTGCGGGCCTTGCTGATGGACCCTGCTTACCAGTTGAAATAGGCGGCCCCATGAACCGACGCGACTTCCTTTCGATGACCGGCGCAGCCGGCGCCTTCGCGCTTGCACCTTCGGCATTTGCTGCAAGCCCGCTTCCGGGCGAGATGCGTTCGAGCGGCTACGGCAACGTGCTGATCCTGGTCGAACTGAAGGGCGGCAACGACGGCCTGAACACCGTGATCCCATTCGCCGACCCGGCTTACGCCGCATTGCGCCCGGGCATTGGCATCAAGCGGGAGCAGGTCATCCAGCTTGACGAGCGCACGGGCCTTCATCCTGCCATGCAGCCATTGATGCCGCTCTGGAAAGACCGGCAACTCGCGATCGTGCAGGGTGTGAGTTATCCGCAACCGAACCTCTCGCATTTTCGATCCATCGAGATCTGGGATACCGGTTCGCGCTCCGATCAATATCTGCACGAAGGCTGGCTCACGCGCACATTTCGCGCTCAGCCCGTGCCGGCGGGATTTGCTGCCGATGCCGTGGTGATCGGCAGTGCGGAAATGGGACCGCTCGCGAACGGTGCACGCGCCGTCGCGCTCGTGAATCCAGCGCAGTTCGAGAAACAGGCGCGGCTTGCGACGCCGATATCGCTGAAGGAACGCAACCCCGCGCTCGCGCATATATTGGATGTGGAAAACGAAATCGTGAAGGCGGCCGACCGGCTGCGTCCGCGTGCTGGTCAGTTCGTGCTCAAGACGCAATTTCCGGGTGGTGCATTCGGCACATCGATCAAGACCGCCATGCAAGTGCTGGCCGCTACCGATACCCCTGCCGGCATGCCGCAAACGGGGCAGGGCGTCGCGGTGATCCGCCTGACGCTCAATGGCTTCGATACCCATCAGAACCAGCCGGGTCAGCAGGCGGCTTTGCTCAAGCAGTTATCGGAGGGAATGGTTGCGATGCGCTCGGCGCTGGTCGAACTCGGCCGATGGAATGAGACGCTCATCATGACCTATGCCGAGTTTGGCCGGCGGCCGCGCGAGAACCAGAGCAGCGGAACGGATCACGGCACGGTCGCGCCGCATTTCGTGATGGGCGGCCGTGTGAACGGTGGTCTTCATGGTGTTGCGCCGGAATTGGCGCGGCTGGACGGGAATGGCAATCTGCCGGTCGGTGTGGATTTCAGGCAGATGTATGCGACTGTGCTCGGGCCGTGGTGGGGCATGAATTCTGCCGCAGTCCTCGGGCAGAAGTTCGAGACGCTGCCCTTGCTGCGGGCTTGAGGCGCGGCGTATCAAGAAACGAAGCGACCTTATCTCACGCGCCAGCTGATCCACAGTTTGCGGATAGGCGTCAGCGCAATCCGCTGATGAAGCACCTGGAAATTCTCGCGTTCTATCTCGTCGAACAATGCCAGCGATAAAGCCGCTTGCGTACGCAGCACGCGCTGTGTCGCGCGCTCGTCCGAGGGGATTGCGGCCAGTGACTGCTTGAGCGCTTCGCGTGCGCGACCAATCTGGAAGCGCATGAGGTCAGTGAACGCATCGCTGTATTTGCGGTTGATGAGATCGGCCGCGGTGACATTGAAGCGCTGCATCTCGTCGATGGGGATATAAATGCGGCCGTGGCGCGCGTCGTCGCCGACTTCCGCTATGCGCTCCGACAGCATTAACGCTGTGCCAAGCGAGTTGGCCCAGCCCGGTGCGTCGTCAGGACGGCGCGCACTCGCGCGGGCGACGATCAAGGCGAACTCGCCGCCGACGTTGTCCAGATAGCGCCGCAGACCAGTCCAGTCGAGATAACGTGCCTGATCAAGATCCATGCTGAAGCCGTCGACCAGATTGTCGATTGACGCGCGTCCTCGTTCGTCGAGAACCGGAGTGTTCGCCTGATGCGCGGCGATCGCTTTCGTCACCGGATGCGCGGGTTCGCCGCCAAACAGGCTGGCCAGTTCCTTTTGCCACCAGGCGTGTTTGGTGCGGCCGATGGTAGGGTCGCTGGTTTCCTTGACGGTGTCTTCCAGTTCCCGGCGCAATGCGTAAAACGCTGTCAGGAGCGGCTGTCTGGCCGAGGGCGCGCGGCGCAGGGCGTAGTACGTGCTGGAGCCATCGGGCGCGGCTTTTTGCTTGCAATAGTCGTCGAAGTTCACGGCAATGGAAGGTGATGACGGCGTAAGCCGATCGGTCCAGGCCAGAAAAAAAGCCATTGAAACTCAATGGCTCGCGCGTGTTCTGGAGACTGGACAGGTAAGGGAGGATGCTGCATTGTCTTTTTCAGTGCATTAAGGATCTCGCTCACTGCACACGATATTCAGCCCGAATTATCCCCCGGATGGGAATGTGCTGCAAGGCGGGGCGGATCAGGCGCCGCCACGCGGTGCGTTGAACTTGCTCCGCGCGGCGTGATATTAGTTAGATATCCGAAGTGAAAGTGCTCGTTATTCCGCCTCGCAAACCACATCGAATTTGAGCAGCTTCGTGGGGCCGAAGGTATTGCTGATCGCGACATCGGCAGCATCGCGGCCTCGCGCCATCAACACGCGGCCCTTTCGCGGGACGTTGTTGCGCGCATCGAAGGTCTGCCAGCTTCCGCCGATAAAAACCTCGAACCACGCGGCGAAATCCATTGTGGTGTAGGGCGGCGGCATACCGGCGTCGCTGATATAACCCGTGCAATAGCGGGCCGGAATATTCATCGCGCGACACAACGTGACGGCCAGATGCGCGAAATCGCGGCACACGCCCTGGCGCTCGTTATACGCTTCCCACGCGGTCTTGGTCGGCCGCGCGTGCGCATAATTGAACACAATGTGGTTATGCACCCAGTCACAAATAGCCTGCACGCGCGGGCGTCCCAGCGGCGTATTGCCAAACATTTTCCACGCTACATCTGAGAGGAGGTCCGTTTCGCAATACCGGCTGCCAAGCAAAAACACAAGGCATTCGTTGGGCAGGTTTTCAACCGGATGTTGCTCGCCATCGGGCCCGGGCTTTTCGAATTCATCCGTCACCTCAAGCAACGCCGACGTCGACAGCGCTATCTGGCCCTCGGGCGCAACTATCCGGCTGCACAGGTTGCCGAAGCCATCGCGATACTGCGAGATCGGCACCGGCGGATCGACCACCAGTAGGTCAGCGAGCAAGACCTGGGGGGCGAACGAGAAGTGCGTGTTCAGCATGAGAAGCATGGGTGTCGGCTGCGGACACTCGTAGACCAGCTCGTAACCAACGCGGAGTTTCATGGGAGTGGCCTTTCTATGGAAGAGGACATCAGCGGTTCTCGGTCACGCTGACCTCGACATCGAGGCCGCGAAACGAGCCGGGCTCGCCGTTCCAGGTTCCCCATAGCGGGAGGGCCTGATGGTGGTCCCATGCAACCGCGACGCGGATGAGATGACGGTTGCCGATAATGCTGTTGGTCGGGTCGAAGTCGACCCAGCCAGCGCCGGGAAGATAAATTTGCAGCCACGCGTGCGTGGCGCCGCCGCCGCGCGTGGTGTCGGGCTTGGGCTCAAGCGGGGCGTCAGGCGGAGGGGCAACTGTGGAGGCAACGGGGGGTGCAACTTCAGGCACGAAGATGTAGCCGCTGACGAACCGCGCGGCCAATCCCAGCGAGCGCACCACGTCCATCATGAACACGGCGAAGTCCCGGCAACTGCCGCTGCGCAGGCGCAAGGTATCGGCGGGACGATTCACGCCTTTTTCCGTGCGGCGAACGTACTTGAAGTCGTCGTTGATCGTCTGGGTGATCTTGCGCAGCAGCGCCATTGTGCCCATGGGTTCGCCGGGCGTGACGAAACGTTTTGCCCAGGCATCGACATCGCCGTCCGGCTCCGGCCGGTTGCGCGCATTGACCAGGTCCGACGCTTCTTCGTTCGTGTACGCAAACGGAAACGTCGCGGCGTAGCGCTCCAGCGCGTAGTCCGGATGCGGCGTTTCGAAGTGCTCGAGCGTGACTTCGCTTTCGAACGTCAGCTCCGCTGCCTGGGTATCGAACGTGGCGACGGCCACCGAGTTGTCGAAGATATCGTGCAGCCAGCGCAAGCGCGCCGGTTCCGGCGTGATCTTCAACTGCATGGTGACGAGGCGCAGATCGTGGCTGGACTTCGGCCGGAACATCATTCGATGCTCGCCAAAATCCACCGGTTCCGAATATCGGTAGGTGCTTGTGTGGCGGACGGTAAAGCGTTGCGGCTCGTTCACTTGACAGCACCGTTTAAGCGAAAACCAACAGGCAGGAGGCCGCTGGTCAACCTGCTCCGCGACCCTGCCGCGACTATCGCGGCCTGATGGTTGAAAGCCATTGTGGATCCTTGATCGAGATGGCTGGACTCTCCAGACACCGGTTTTCAGGATACACGAGACGCCTCGAGCGAAAGAATTCGTTTGCGGCTTGACCAGCGGCCCTGTGCGGATATTTCCTCGCGATCGGGAGACGACGGCCGCACGAAGGTGTCAAACAGCCACGAGGGAGAGTGCGCGCTCGCCGGTGACGGTTGAGTGCAAGTCGATGCGTCCGATCCGCAGCCGTGCGATCAACGCGTGCGTCACCAGGGCCGCCCGCTGCTCGGCGATTGCTGTCGCGGAAACTGGCGCGACCGTAGCCAACCCCGGCGACGGGATTGACGCCGTGGCAAGCGTCAACGCGACCAGCGCGCTAACGTCCTGACGCGCGATGGCATCGAGTAATGGCTCGATTGCATCATCTTCATACGCCGTATGCGTTGCGTCGTTGTTTTTTCGATCGTCACGCACCCGGTCTTTCGCGCGATGCACCATTTGCCGGCAATGCGCGGCGCTCCGGTTAAGTATCTTCGCGATACTCGCGTAGTCCGCTTCGAACGCCTCGCGCAG
This window of the Caballeronia sp. SBC1 genome carries:
- a CDS encoding DUF1800 domain-containing protein, with the translated sequence MLTGALTAQAAQNNTPRRLRNVHRTEAAAVDADPLDATDARFLLTRTGFEATASEVTPYVGMTREQAVDALLAGARTEAATPPPAWVTEPIPSVEVRRAWTQEERRDDQREQSRRYDELRGWWVREMVTTRSPLTERMTLFWHDHFPSGEDKVHYPELMFRQNALLRRDALGNFGDLLHAVSKDPAMLQYLDGAGSRKGRPNENFGREVMELFTLGEGHYSQRDVTEAARAYTGWTLDPNTLAYQFNPKIHDDGDKTVLGQMGAFDGDQVLDILLEQPETATFITTELWREFISEAPDPAQIAPIAERFRASHYDIKTALRGLFLSEAFWDERNRGVLVKSPAEFVVGAVREFDLGYADQDATALAIQMRNFGENLFYPPNVKGWPGGENWINSSTLLARKQFIEQLFRATEAHGMRPAATNAKTSVMSGSMSGPMPNMMTNAAMKPAAIQRPHPGLRFDLDAWLARYNTTPDARPDLSTQLQLQRAVLAVSPADAIEPDVTSSAYLRALLMDPAYQLK
- a CDS encoding DUF1501 domain-containing protein, yielding MNRRDFLSMTGAAGAFALAPSAFAASPLPGEMRSSGYGNVLILVELKGGNDGLNTVIPFADPAYAALRPGIGIKREQVIQLDERTGLHPAMQPLMPLWKDRQLAIVQGVSYPQPNLSHFRSIEIWDTGSRSDQYLHEGWLTRTFRAQPVPAGFAADAVVIGSAEMGPLANGARAVALVNPAQFEKQARLATPISLKERNPALAHILDVENEIVKAADRLRPRAGQFVLKTQFPGGAFGTSIKTAMQVLAATDTPAGMPQTGQGVAVIRLTLNGFDTHQNQPGQQAALLKQLSEGMVAMRSALVELGRWNETLIMTYAEFGRRPRENQSSGTDHGTVAPHFVMGGRVNGGLHGVAPELARLDGNGNLPVGVDFRQMYATVLGPWWGMNSAAVLGQKFETLPLLRA
- a CDS encoding squalene/phytoene synthase family protein, with the protein product MAFFLAWTDRLTPSSPSIAVNFDDYCKQKAAPDGSSTYYALRRAPSARQPLLTAFYALRRELEDTVKETSDPTIGRTKHAWWQKELASLFGGEPAHPVTKAIAAHQANTPVLDERGRASIDNLVDGFSMDLDQARYLDWTGLRRYLDNVGGEFALIVARASARRPDDAPGWANSLGTALMLSERIAEVGDDARHGRIYIPIDEMQRFNVTAADLINRKYSDAFTDLMRFQIGRAREALKQSLAAIPSDERATQRVLRTQAALSLALFDEIERENFQVLHQRIALTPIRKLWISWRVR
- a CDS encoding transglutaminase family protein: MKLRVGYELVYECPQPTPMLLMLNTHFSFAPQVLLADLLVVDPPVPISQYRDGFGNLCSRIVAPEGQIALSTSALLEVTDEFEKPGPDGEQHPVENLPNECLVFLLGSRYCETDLLSDVAWKMFGNTPLGRPRVQAICDWVHNHIVFNYAHARPTKTAWEAYNERQGVCRDFAHLAVTLCRAMNIPARYCTGYISDAGMPPPYTTMDFAAWFEVFIGGSWQTFDARNNVPRKGRVLMARGRDAADVAISNTFGPTKLLKFDVVCEAE
- a CDS encoding transglutaminase family protein, which translates into the protein MNEPQRFTVRHTSTYRYSEPVDFGEHRMMFRPKSSHDLRLVTMQLKITPEPARLRWLHDIFDNSVAVATFDTQAAELTFESEVTLEHFETPHPDYALERYAATFPFAYTNEEASDLVNARNRPEPDGDVDAWAKRFVTPGEPMGTMALLRKITQTINDDFKYVRRTEKGVNRPADTLRLRSGSCRDFAVFMMDVVRSLGLAARFVSGYIFVPEVAPPVASTVAPPPDAPLEPKPDTTRGGGATHAWLQIYLPGAGWVDFDPTNSIIGNRHLIRVAVAWDHHQALPLWGTWNGEPGSFRGLDVEVSVTENR